A single region of the Lusitaniella coriacea LEGE 07157 genome encodes:
- the rfbF gene encoding glucose-1-phosphate cytidylyltransferase, which translates to MNQPINSTSEKIPVVILCGGRGTRLKEETEWRPKPMVKIGDRPILWHIMKLYASWGFTDFILCLGYKGEMIKDYFLNYDLKQCDIRLDLGSKRVEKLSEGHQEDNWTISLIDTGQDTATGGRLKIASKYIKQDTFLFTYGDGVANVDIGKLVKYHRQKQKWATVTAVRPSSRYGELAIADGIAEAFSEKPQTNEGWINGGFFVLNRKVFDLIDDEQTNWENEPLQRLAQMGQLATYQHDGFWQCMDTYREMEILNELWERDRAPWRRWE; encoded by the coding sequence ATTCGACATCCGAGAAAATTCCCGTAGTGATTCTCTGTGGGGGTCGCGGGACGCGGTTGAAGGAAGAGACGGAATGGCGACCTAAACCGATGGTTAAGATTGGAGATCGCCCGATTCTCTGGCATATCATGAAACTCTACGCCAGTTGGGGTTTTACGGACTTCATTTTGTGCCTGGGATATAAAGGGGAGATGATTAAAGATTATTTCCTCAATTATGACCTCAAACAATGCGATATTCGCCTGGATTTGGGGAGTAAGCGGGTTGAGAAGCTGTCGGAGGGTCATCAAGAAGACAATTGGACGATTTCTCTGATTGATACGGGTCAAGATACGGCGACGGGGGGACGGCTGAAGATTGCGAGTAAATACATCAAGCAGGATACTTTTTTGTTCACCTATGGGGATGGGGTGGCGAATGTGGATATTGGCAAGCTGGTGAAGTATCATCGTCAAAAGCAGAAATGGGCGACGGTGACGGCGGTTCGACCTTCTTCGCGGTATGGGGAACTCGCGATCGCGGACGGGATTGCTGAGGCATTTTCAGAGAAACCCCAAACTAACGAGGGGTGGATTAATGGGGGGTTTTTCGTGCTAAATCGCAAGGTTTTTGATTTAATTGATGACGAACAAACCAATTGGGAAAACGAACCGTTGCAACGATTGGCTCAAATGGGACAACTTGCAACTTACCAACACGATGGGTTTTGGCAGTGTATGGATACTTACCGCGAGATGGAAATTCTTAATGAATTGTGGGAACGCGATCGCGCGCCGTGGAGAAGATGGGAATGA